The window AAAGTTTGTTCTATTGTTCTAATCCGTTTGTCATCTGATAGAAAAGttattacttttaattttgaactTCGATGCATGTGCTTGGTTTCTGAATGTTTTCAACTGTTAGCTTAGTGAACGCCTGCCTGTGAAGAACGGAGTATGCCGGACTGGTGTGAATCTGTTTTATGATCCTTATGTGATTGTATACTTGCAGTGATAAATATTATAGGGGCCAAATTGTTGAAAGATCAGAGATTGGTAAATGCTGGTGATTTGTTTACCTGTCATTGCTGTTTGAGATATCTGTTTGGCTGTTAAGAGATTCCTGTCTGGAAACAGAACTCTGTCGGGAAGAAAGGCatctgtttttctttctggtCACATTTTTTGTGCCTTTGTCATTGGGGAATATTTACCAAGGGTTCTCTTTTAAGTCATAATCGTGAggttaaataatatgaaaaaatcAGCATTTAGAAGTCATAAGATATAAATGATGAAGGCTTTGGTGTCATTATAGTATAATAATTTACCAGTAATAATCCAAGTAGGCTtgaagaattgaaaaatgaaatgtgaattgaatttgagatgaTGGACATAGATAGGGGTGATGTCACACTATTTGGCTCCTTGGgtgaaacaaatggatgaataTGATGATGGTATGTTAATCTCACAAGAAGGCTATGCCAAGGAAGTGTTGAACAAGTTCAAGATGCTTCATTGCAACCCATGGAATCTGGAGTTAAAACTGTTCACTGTTGTTAGTATTGAAGTTAAGGAGAGAGTCTTAGACTCCAAAAGCTAAATGGCCCCAAATCCATCTTCTAATCAGAAGCTCATAAATTTATATTGagttttttgataaatttatgtatctattgaacaaaataaattataatattgaatgttttttatttattcaacaGGCATgattaaatcaaaaaataaaaataagagaagggatttcctttttttttttttaaggtaaagaaagaaaaggagttAGCACATCCGAACTCATACATGGAAAGAGAGTTTAGTTTAAAATTTACCAGAGACAAGTACATGACACAATCTAATGTTGTGTCTTTTAAGTTTGAACTCCACAACTGATGTTCAAAACCCAACAAGAAGGAAACAGAGTCAGCAAAAAAGGCAAATTTCCATCCCAACAGagcctctctctctctctctcatgcCCCTAACTTCACCAAAATGGCTTCAATGTCCTTCCCTCTCTTTCACAATCCCCACATCCTTGTTCCAGTACCCAAGAAACTCAAGCACCTTTCTATGCAACTACTGTTTCAAGAACAAAGAGCAAACCCAGAGCTGGAATGGCTTGAAGGTCATTAGAGGGAAGAAACTTTTGAAGGATCTTACCACTTGGGGCATTGGTGGCGTTTGCAACTACTTTGTTGAAGTTTTTGACCAAACCCAGCTTCTTTCTGCCATCAGGTTTCTTtgtttctcttcctttctttcacttttacTCTGCATTGTATTTATGTAATGTAATTAAACAATTAGCTTAGCATGATGTTGACACTCAAGAGGCATAGAGTGTGTTGGCATTGTTCCCAAGGAAGTATTTCGACAATGAACACTTGAGACCTTTAATTTGAAAGATTTATATTCGAACCTTAAGAGGGAGTTTGAACTAATGAAAGGAGAGAGAGTGTAACTTTCTGTCATATAAACCCAATCTCAACGGGCTTTcacatggaaaagaaaaagtgtgatgaTACTTTTACATTTTTGCTAATCCTTCAAAAGGATTACATTGATACTCTTATGTTGTTTATTAAGGTTGTCTGGCTTTACTTTGCTCTTTTTTGTCTTTCGACAAGAAGCATTTAACTGAAAACTGTTTGATTTCAGAAAAGCTAACCATTTATGTCGATCCTAACAACATGAGATAGAACTTAACAATGCTCTTTCAACGGATACGCATTGCAGATATTGTCATGTGAATTCCATTCCATACATTATCATTGGCAAAGGCTCAAATTGCCTCTTCGATGATCTGGGTTTTGATGGTTGTCTTATTCTAAATCGGATCGAGTTCTTAGAGAGGATTGACCCTGGAGTTTATAGGGTTGGAAGTGGTTTTCGTTTTAATCAGTTGGGAGTGCTGAGTTGCAATGAAGGATTTACAGGTCTTGAGTTTTCAGGAGGCGTTCCTGGGACTGTAGGAGGTGCCACTTACATGAATGCTGGAGCAAATGGTCAGGTAAGTCTGGTCCTAATAGTGAAGTTATGGATTTTTGTTACCTTTCATggatgaagaagataaaaaggatcataatttttgaaGGAGACTGCCAGTACCATTGAAAGCATTGATATTGTTACGACTGAGGGAGCTTTTCAGACTCTTCACAGAGTTGATCTCAGTTTTGGCTACCGATCATCACCATTTCAAGACATGAAAGACTTGGCAGCAATCACTGCAGTCACATTTCGGCTGCAGGGCTCAGGATCAGCTCGGAAAAGGCAACAAGAACTTCTGAAGAGGTTGTCTTTGTCATTTAAAAGCCATGTATAAGACTTGGTTTAAAAGGATTGCTTACtgataatatttttacttgcAGGCGAAGAATAACTCAACCCCTGGGGGAACGCAGTGCTGGCTCAGTATTTCGAAATCCATCCAGTTTGGGTGTTTCAGCAGCTGAGTTAATTGATAAAACTGGGTTGAAAGGCTTTAGCATAGGAGGAGCAATGGTTTCCCATATCCATGCCAATTTCTTTGTCAATATTGGTGGTTCAACTTCACAAGACATGCTCAATCTCATTGCTTTCGTCAAGGACAAGGTTGACAAGAAGTTTGGAATAGAACTTGAGGAAGAAGTATTGTATTTTCATCCCTACTGTAATTTAATGAACAAGGAAAGGTAATTGTAAAGAAATTGATGTTTTCAATAATATTCCAATCAAATTAGGAATAATACAATTTGTTCAAACAAACAGATTCATTTTGGAATGTTACTGCATCAGGGAACCTCAATGCATTCTATGTGTGTTATTTCCAGCACTTCTTGTAAGTGCTTTGGTAACAACATGAGTAACAATCCCAATGGGGCAAAAGAGCAGGCAAAGAGAAACTGAATGCCTAGTCTCAACTTGGTTTTGCAGTCCGTCATGAAAAACCTGCCTGGATCGAGCAAGGAAATCAAAATGGTCAGAAATAAGAACTGTTTATACATGTGTGCATGCTTAAAAATTGagggagaaagagaaagagagacctTGCGGCAAAGAGATCTACAGCTAATAAATGAATCCAGGCAGAAGCTAACGTCATCTCGCTAGAGAACATTTTGGCCATACCAGATAGCTAAAACTCAGGGTGGGAAAAAAACCAAAGTTAAAAATGAGCACCTTATTTGCAGTTGTCATTTGACAACCATGTATTCCTAAAACACTAGAGAGATATcacaatcaaatcaatctaggTGCTGATAAACATGTACCTCTGGCAGCCAGTATTTACTAGCAAACATCAGCCTTAATGTATCAGGTGTCCAGGAGAGATACAGCAGATATGCATACATAAGTCCGAGCACAACATACGGGATGCTACTTTCCATAGACTTTTTAGTCTGCATTAGGAGATATGCAAGCCAGATACATGAATCACTCAAGAAATATTGCAGGGCTCAAAATATTTACATGAATCGTAAAAGAATGATTGCAAGGTTCAAATGTTTCCAAGACTAAGGCACCATAAGCAAAAGCCCAATCACAGGTGCGGTATATAGTCTAGACATTGTAGGAGCTTACATGATATTACAAAAGTTCTAACAAATTATAAAGACAAACCAAGAACTTGATGATCTATATactaaaaaattctttaaatgctaaaaaagaaaagaaaaaaaacaattacaAACCACCAAATCTCAGAGAGAGAGTACAAATTTACAACCGGTTCACCAAAACTTTTTGCTTGATAAAGGTTTAGGACTACCGTGGAAATATATTGAAACAGTGTGTCCAAGAAAGCACAGGTAATCAATGTCCCCACAAGGAAAGACTGAATTATAAACTTTTGTTCCAGTAGTATTCTCCCTGAATAATTATTCCAGATTCACGAGATTTATAAAGAAAGTTCAGATTCCTAAGCTATACATGGCTAACAGAAACTCAGAAATCAATAGAAGAGAATAATGACAAATTAGATATCCCTAGTAATGATAAGAAACTTACCAATTCAGCTTTAGGAGCAAAAACCATGAGCGTATAGAACGGAAGAACTGCTGCTGTTCCCAAGGTAAATACGCTGCTAGCAATTTGAGAAGTTGTCAACCCTATAAAAGTGATAGCATATGCGGGTtaggaaaaatgaaagaaaatgctTGGCAATGTTGACTTCATTGACTTCTTTCAATATTCAGCCAATACTCAGAATTATCATTGACCATCATGAGAAACACTACCAAAATTAGATGGCATTTAAGAGGATATATTGTGTACATGCTACAAATTAAGGACCTTTAAAGAGCACTTCAGCATAAGCACACATAGTGTAAACCAATGATGCTAGTACCAGATTGCTATGAGTAGGACATCAATAAGTACCCAGGCAACAGCACAAGGAAAGTGGTCCCACAGCCAAGCGTAAAATGGCACAGGCAGAACCAAGAAAGCAGTACCAGTGGAAATTTCCAACTTAGACCTTTTCAACCTCTCAGCAGCAATAATTTATACAGGAAAGAAAAACATGTGGATCTCCCTCCAGCAGATGCCAGATTCTTCACTTGGCAAAAACAgatcaatttcttttcttccctcttTTCCATACATGTCCACTAATATTCAGTATATTGTCTAGCAAAATACTGGTTTCTGCTACAAGGTGAGGTGCCCAAAAATAAGAGCAGGAAAGGGCCTAATGCCGATGAACTTTGCTGACAGATGGATGCTAAGAATATAAAAAGTTTAACTAGGTACAAAGAGAGGAACGACATAAAAACAGCCAAAAGAATAAATTCATAGCAATCCTTGAGGTGACATGGCAGAAGACTACCCAAACTTTGGCAGACAAGACATAATACgattatttgttatttatttctGCTAACATTAGAGATAAAGGAGGTTCAGAAGGACCATGATGAGgcagcaaaaaaaaaagtaagataCTCTCTTAAAAGGTGCAACTCCTCTTTCAACATAGGGCATGATTCACACAATTCTGGCCATGTGACAAGCATGAAGCTTGAACTattaaagcaaataaaaagCAGTACGTAAACTTCCGAAAAATAAGCACTAAAATAGGTAAAAAGAATTACATGAAGCTTGTACTTCAAAGCTTTTTCTACAATGAACAAATGTTGAAACTTTTTGCCTAATAACAAGTCTTGTTCCTCTAGCAAAACTCCATTCACCAAGTATGCCAGATCCAATTCCTGCTCGCTGACCAAAGTGTTCAGTAGTCCTGCTTTTGAGAGCAGAAGTGAATCTTTGGTCCGGTTTCACATTATGACGAAGATTACTAGGCTGCTCAAAGTGGCTAATCTATAAACCGCATAATTAGACAAATTCACTAAGTCAATTAGATGGCTCATCAAAATTCAAGTTCattaacatataaaaataaaataacatctGAGATGAGGGATAAAAGATAATACACCACAGTTATAAGTTTAAACTGATAATATTCCCTCATTATGGGCAAATATATATCTTGTGATAAAATTCATTAGGGGATAATCCTGCACCCCCAATAATTCAAATTGATGGATGTATTATttgcttaagttgaaaatatgATAAACCAAGGCCCGGACACACAGAAAACGGAAAACTTCAAGAAAGAAACATAAGTAACAATGAACAATTTACActttaaatttgagaaatgagaATTTTATATGACCAAACAATCATTTGACTGCGGTTTTCAGTGTGCTTGGATTTAATCAAAGTTCTGATATATCAACTGAGCATACAAAAACATAGTCAAAATTATGTCCACCTTGCAGATTACCAAAAATCACTTAATCTTCATTTCTAATAATGACAAAGCTATAGTCTTTTTTAACAAATGTTTACTCCAAAACTAAGCCATAAACCACATCTCAGGTATAGGAGAAATTAGACTTAAACATGCCAATTATATGACCAAATTGATTGTTCCAAAATACAAAACAAACCCAATTCCAGTCATTTAAAGCTCTTTTTCCATCACCATTACaaattaaacaacaaaaagCAGAAACTTTCCAATAACACCCACATTAAGAGACCAACCAAAAACCTCGAAATGTATacaaaaaagtaaaacaaaaaaaaaagtaagctAAAGAGCATAAAAAAGCAAACCTTTAGTGAGACTAGAGGATGGGAGATGCAAGAAGAAAAGACCATGATTGCTGAAAAACTGAAATACCCTTCaacaaaagcaacaaaaatGGCTTCTTCATGAGCTTTTATTAAGTACCTATTGCCTAGCAGGTAGTTGTCAAACTAGCAGTAGTCGGTGACCAcccaaacaaaaaattaaaaatggtgACTTGGTGAGGTGAGGAATTTCCACTAAGAGGGAAAGACCGGGAGACACGCAGGCAAAAGAGGAAACAAGGGGAAAATTGCAAAGGCCACTTTCGGAGAAGAGcttttaaaaatggaaaacCTGTTCACATAAGCCAAGACAGCGAGTAGCGTCCACTAGCAAACTTTTGTCGCATAACAGTGTACTACAGTCACGTTGCTTGTTGGGAATGGATAATTGGTGCACTTGTGTTTTTGCCGTCCCATCTGGATTTTGACACGTGGATTTTGTTGATTGGATACATAGATTCCACTTGCCTAGACTAACTGGGTTGGGTTTGGCAGATTTGGGTAATGGCACATTATGAATTAATGATGCTTTTGTAGGCAAGGCAATGAGTATAGACCTTGCACGCCTTTATCTTCAGTTTAAGGAGTTCGATTTCAACTCTACctcttttaaataaataaaaaaaaaagaattgataTGTGACATTTCAAGTGATATTATgggtaaattttttattaaatttgctAATAGTACGATTAATTTATCTAATGACAATTTTATCTGACCTAATACGAATAAAAGTtattaagtaatttttttatattgtattTAACTGAGccaaatatgaaatttaaattgtcTTAATTCACAATAAACTAAGCAATTCAAAAAACTATAAGTACAAGATagattattataaaaaatgatttgaaCTTAAACTCAATTTGAGTTAActgtaaagaaaaatatttgaatttaagtaaGTTAAAACTCAAAACAATTATAAATCAAAAGCTATAAATCCAAATCAGTCATTCTAAAACAATTCAAAACATACAATGCCGCCATCATGTTAGAAGATTAGTAATATACTTCACCAATTTGGTTAATAGTCAaacatgcaattgttttaaaGTCTTTACGCACACGTGATGAATGAATGTAtacataattatttaattttttttaataaaaaaattaatgagaaaattattGAGACCAGAATCAAATGTTACGAGTTCACATTTTCAACATAAACAACATACTTAATAAGTAGAGAAAAACCATAATTATATatccaaaatttattttatctcatGACATACGATCGGTTTCAAAGTGAATATTAACTTTTAGTCATGGGAATTTAAGGAGAAAAATATTCCattcaacaaaaagaaattattcaGGAGCCATCATTGTCAGTAAGACAAGCACAACCATGAAGCGTGCACGttaagaaatttttagaataaatttcttaaactaagacttttattttgttctctttcatatgaattttttgtttattcattACATGCACCAAAAAGGGGAAAACAAGAGTACCCCTAATAATGTAAATCAGGCttataaaacaagaaaatatctctttagttaatttaatttcctgaatttacaacacatgtAACCAATCTAGAGATCTACAGCAGTGGATCCTTATTCTCTGATCTTTATTCCCTTTGTTGAATTGTTTTGTATAAGAAAATGTAGGGAACCAAATATAGATATGAGGTTAGCATGCAGTATTACTGCTATGTTCATCAAGCCAAGAAATTATATCACTAAAAACTCTAAGAATCATATCATCTGGTTCACCTTCAAGAAGAGAATGGCCTGCAtccttataaataataatcCTCTTGTCCGAGCTTCTTGCTTTCTCATACAAGGCTCTGCTAACAGATGGGTCAGTTACAGCATCATTCTCTCCATGCAAGATTAAGATTGGAAGCGAAACCTGAAATCATCACAGTTATAGTCATCAATCATaagttttaaacttaaaatcaaaatggtTGTTGAAAACATATTCCAAATCAATGACAACATTGTTTAAAGCCCAATAATGTCTTAGACTTTTAGTTGAACTGGAGGTGTCTCTGGGGCTCCCTTATTAGAGATATCCAAGAGCTAAGATCTAAAAGAAATTGCTATCTTGGCATCATTTGTGAATAAAATTTGCCCAGCATAGGATCCAATAACACTGAGGAAAGAACACAAGCATATTATCTGTGGGCACTCCTGGACTGCTAGTGGTAAGGTAATGGTGTGGTAATTGAGACCTTGCCCCTATCATTGCCTAAGCAACATACATATCTCGTCTTCCTAGGTAGAGATGCAACACTTCAATCATTTAGATCCACAACTTAAGCTAAAAGATTCTTGCAACAGTCTATAGAGCACTTGTTTAGGATTTAACAACATTTAgcttatttgacttttaagGAAAACAAGTTGGGGATTCTCGAAGACACGATGGCAAAGCATGGGTTGATTGCTATCAAACATTACACTACAGAACTCTCTGGAGAAATATACACAAGCACACTGCCAAACAAACACAGATATACATATTTCTCTGAGTACAAAGTAAAAGAGTAACAGGCCAAATAAAGCAACAGGGAAGAAGTTGATTCAAATTTcgttttacaaaaataaataagaatagTTATTAGAGAGACAGGGAGAAGGAAAATGGaccttttccaaatttttttctatctcATTAGTGGTTCTCAGCATCTCTACAGCAGTCCACAAGCGTGGCTTGTCCTTGTAAGCAATAACATTATAGGGTGTCTGCATTGacagaaaactaaaaagtaAATTTCTATAACAGAAGTTTTGGTTATTCATTcgaaaaattattatgaatgCAGAGAAGATGAATGATTAAATCAGAGAGATAACAAAGTGCATAGAAATGCCACAGTTACACACTTAAACATTCTACAGGATATCCATAACATTTACCAAAACATCAACTACACTACAAATCATTCTAATGAACCATAGAAACAAACCAGTTCTCTCTTCTTAATGTCTCTAAATGCTGCCTCTGCCAAATCCTTTTGTGGGACTAACTTCTGCTTCGGGAGAACATTAGCCACACCAATCAGAATTTGCTGTACTATCCAGGGTGGAACCATGTCATCAGCAATCTACACAAAGTATTCCAATTATTAGGATTTAAAAAAGATGCATGCAAAGTCCATAAATGTTTCAGCTCAGAAATATACTTTGCACATAGGAGCAACAAGACAGGCACCACTCCAGGCATTAGGTTGTTTTAGATGCACCTTCAGAGCTACAGCTCCACCCATGGACTGCCCAAATAGGAAGCTTGGAAGGGTCCGAAATTCAGGATTCTCTGTTATTGAATCCAACAAAAGTAAACATCAAGAGCAATCCAGTAATCAAGGCGATTggcaatttttaaattaattgaacATAACAAAGACCTGAAGGGAAAAAGTCTtccttcaaataaaaatataacaagacTAAAGTACATTAAGTAAATGAAACATCGTTATTCactatta is drawn from Theobroma cacao cultivar B97-61/B2 chromosome 4, Criollo_cocoa_genome_V2, whole genome shotgun sequence and contains these coding sequences:
- the LOC18602050 gene encoding UDP-N-acetylenolpyruvoylglucosamine reductase, whose translation is MLCLLSLNSTTDVQNPTRRKQSQQKRQISIPTEPLSLSLMPLTSPKWLQCPSLSFTIPTSLFQYPRNSSTFLCNYCFKNKEQTQSWNGLKVIRGKKLLKDLTTWGIGGVCNYFVEVFDQTQLLSAIRYCHVNSIPYIIIGKGSNCLFDDLGFDGCLILNRIEFLERIDPGVYRVGSGFRFNQLGVLSCNEGFTGLEFSGGVPGTVGGATYMNAGANGQETASTIESIDIVTTEGAFQTLHRVDLSFGYRSSPFQDMKDLAAITAVTFRLQGSGSARKRQQELLKRRRITQPLGERSAGSVFRNPSSLGVSAAELIDKTGLKGFSIGGAMVSHIHANFFVNIGGSTSQDMLNLIAFVKDKVDKKFGIELEEEVLYFHPYCNLMNKER
- the LOC18602051 gene encoding protein ABA DEFICIENT 4, chloroplastic isoform X1, whose amino-acid sequence is MVFSSCISHPLVSLKISHFEQPSNLRHNVKPDQRFTSALKSRTTEHFGQRAGIGSGILGEWSFARGTRLVIRQKVSTFVHCRKSFEVQASWLTTSQIASSVFTLGTAAVLPFYTLMVFAPKAELTKKSMESSIPYVVLGLMYAYLLYLSWTPDTLRLMFASKYWLPELSGMAKMFSSEMTLASAWIHLLAVDLFAARFFMTDCKTKLRLGIQFLFACSFAPLGLLLMLLPKHLQEVLEITHIECIEVP
- the LOC18602051 gene encoding protein ABA DEFICIENT 4, chloroplastic isoform X2, encoding MVFSSCISHPLVSLKISHFEQPSNLRHNVKPDQRFTSALKSRTTEHFGQRAGIGSGILGEWSFARGTRLVIRQKVSTFVHCRKSFEVQASWLTTSQIASSVFTLGTAAVLPFYTLMVFAPKAELTKKSMESSIPYVVLGLMYAYLLYLSWTPDTLRLMFASKYWLPELSGMAKMFSSEMTLASAWIHLLAVDLFAARQVFHDGLQNQVETRHSVSLCLLFCPIGIVTHVVTKALTRSAGNNTHRMH
- the LOC18602052 gene encoding caffeoylshikimate esterase, which translates into the protein MALKSSNLLRSHLFDGFLSRGRREKRKVMAKPVRLKGVDDELQKILDANMDEAPARRRAREAFKKFQLGIDHILFKTPIDGLKMNESYQVNSRGLEIFSKSWLPKTSCPKAMVFFCHGYGDTCTFFVEGIARKLALCGYGVFAMDYPGFGLSEGLHCYIPSFDRLVDYVIEQYSKVKENPEFRTLPSFLFGQSMGGAVALKVHLKQPNAWSGACLVAPMCKIADDMVPPWIVQQILIGVANVLPKQKLVPQKDLAEAAFRDIKKRELTPYNVIAYKDKPRLWTAVEMLRTTNEIEKNLEKVSLPILILHGENDAVTDPSVSRALYEKARSSDKRIIIYKDAGHSLLEGEPDDMILRVFSDIISWLDEHSSNTAC